Within Lolium rigidum isolate FL_2022 chromosome 5, APGP_CSIRO_Lrig_0.1, whole genome shotgun sequence, the genomic segment CTCCTACCAATCCCCTACCGTCCTCCTCCCCCAATCCCGTTCTGCCCagcgccgctccacctcctaGGCCGCCAcccgcccttctcctcctcccaggCCTCGTCTCCCCACCTCGCCGGCAGATCTCCTCCATGCATCCGTCGAGGAGCTGATGGCGAGATCAAGGGAGggcggatggcggcggcgaccggaggCGCTGAGCGTGGCCAGAGACGGGCCGACGCGGGCCGGATCCGCGACgaccggaggcggcggtggcggcggcgacccagAGACGGGCCGGCGCTAGGCcgatccgcggcggcggcggccttccccGTCCTCGGCCATCGCCCCACCGCTCGTGCTCTCCTGCTCCCTTatctcctctccctcttcctctagtgTAGATGAACTCACGCCTGCGTCTCCCTCCCAAACccgcaggcgccgccgccgccgccgccggagagctcGAGCTGCTCGTCCCGCGGGCCGCGGGCATGGACCGCCACGAGCTGGGCGGCGCGGGAGCCGTCGAGATCGAGAAGGCGCCGCGCGAGGCCGGGGCGGACATGGAGTCGGAGCCggccgcggcgcgcgcggcggagcGCGTCCCGCCGTGGCGCGAGCAGCTGACGGCCCGCGGCCTGGTGGCGGCGCTGCTCATCGGCGTCGTCTACACCGTCATCGTCATGAAGCTCAGCCTCACCACGGGGATCGTGCCCACGCTCAACGTCTCCGCCGCGCTGCTCGCCTTCCTCGCGCTCCGCGGATGGACGCACGTGCTCCACCGACTCGGCATTGCCTCACGCCCCTTCACGCGACAGGAGAACACCGTCGTCCAGACCTGCATCGTCGCCTGCTACACCATCGGATTCGGCGGTAAGCCGCCCGCCTCCCCTCCCATCGAACTAACCGATTAGTATTTATTTCCCCATTCGAGCACACCAGGCCGCCATTGCGTTAATTAGTTTCCGAATCTCGATTAATTCGCTCATTAATCCATGCCTTGCAGGCGGGTTCGGGTCCTTCTTGCTGGGGCTGGACAAGAAGACCTACGAGCTGGCCGGGGCCAGCACGCCGGGGAATGTGCCGGGGAGCTACAAGGACCCCGGCATCGGATGGATGATGggcttcctcctcgccgtcagCTTCGTCGGCCTCCTCACCTTGCTCCCCCTCAGAAAGGTACGTAAGATTCCATTCCCACACTTTCCCCACCCTTCACCTCTGATCTTTCCATGTCCTACTATTCGTCAGCGTTTACCAGTTGACGATTTGAGCCGCACTTACTGAATTTTTCTGGGCCGGGGTTTTCTTGCCGTTACTGTCCGAAAAGTACTCAAACTTTGGCATCAGTCGGAAGATCGTTC encodes:
- the LOC124651407 gene encoding probable metal-nicotianamine transporter YSL16 isoform X5; its protein translation is MDRHELGGAGAVEIEKAPREAGADMESEPAAARAAERVPPWREQLTARGLVAALLIGVVYTVIVMKLSLTTGIVPTLNVSAALLAFLALRGWTHVLHRLGIASRPFTRQENTVVQTCIVACYTIGFGGGFGSFLLGLDKKTYELAGASTPGNVPGSYKDPGIGWMMGFLLAVSFVGLLTLLPLRKVLVIDYKLTYPSGTATAVLINGFHTPQGDKNAKKQVLGFLKYFGISFFWSFFQWFYTGGDFCGFMQFPTFGLKAWKQSFFFDFSLTYVGAGMICSHLVNLSLLFGAVLSYGVMWPLMKKQEGNWYSAKASASSMTGLYGYKVQWKRCVAAWFGWLTPEPVVGWLKFMRNHCVCGFLDRFALLL
- the LOC124651407 gene encoding probable metal-nicotianamine transporter YSL16 isoform X6; the protein is MDRHELGGAGAVEIEKAPREAGADMESEPAAARAAERVPPWREQLTARGLVAALLIGVVYTVIVMKLSLTTGIVPTLNVSAALLAFLALRGWTHVLHRLGIASRPFTRQENTVVQTCIVACYTIGFGGGFGSFLLGLDKKTYELAGASTPGNVPGSYKDPGIGWMMGFLLAVSFVGLLTLLPLRKVLVIDYKLTYPSGTATAVLINGFHTPQGDKNAKKQVLGFLKYFGISFFWSFFQWFYTGGDFCGFMQFPTFGLKAWKQSFFFDFSLTYVGAGMICSHLVNLSLLFGAVLSYGVMWPLMKKQEGNWYSAKASASSMTGLYGYKVLYWKKSCLICQI